The following proteins are co-located in the Takifugu flavidus isolate HTHZ2018 chromosome 16, ASM371156v2, whole genome shotgun sequence genome:
- the disp2 gene encoding protein dispatched homolog 2 isoform X1: MDACTVTAESTDAIVMDESPTDERDIREGFQSDIPAVSLCPPDSDCADGFQLTVLDSEAELGDSCSSLGRPSSSCQLYQQISQGPQVGAYESLPPHKCHCCHHYVPAKPKACHNRHSNAGGPSGERGTVGQTLDHYGSAHQLSCHEAVQCHWLQGSKDSGAQNPAQRPGATVRDGGFSCVLRLYSRVIVNYPTVVLLGCVMLLLGFSLAGIFLGPLPDFSDPLLGFEPRGTYIGVRQSRLFLLQENTGPGKPLSHLPQQLNQSTGDGSKGQDLSRLRLKRMLATDSSPDTFLCNSPGEHLAQLVFRSENSASLWSLNAIHAMCAMEQSKIRSQAQFQDLCQQHVKVEADGAAGTGCCPSWSLGNYLAVLTNASRCLSLTSQQVSESLNILRKCAPYYHEGHLVEACVDRPKLGGCSSVPSHCKQSRVVFQILHFLVDKDFLSPQTVRYQIPTLKYSLLFLPISKGEHMMKMYMNGLESKDLTYNSTTITGIDFGIKQTLFKYYLARDSIYPILAVVALLFTMVLYLHSAFIVVLSAVAVAGSLLTSYFFYKVVFHLNFFPLVNLLAAVVLLGICSNQVFIFTDFWNQQLSQNPPASLEKRVNRTLQEVGYLILASGLTSSATFFSGYLSSITAIRCFSIYLGTASIISSISALVWLPCSFIARERHAEASSASAAVQGWNPCCSKTTGGFWDTSSRKKCLFVVQQKLREIKRGLADTSNLLFMKILPCGVVKFRYIWVCCFAVLAAGGTYMSCVDPGMKLPTLDGRAPQLFRSSHPFERYDAEYRHMFMFERQRNGEDKPFTLMLVWGVQPIDNGDQFDPKSNGSLVFDADFSMNRPEAQVWLKDLCGRVQNLSFYAPPSPEDKDLTDNICLVEQLINWLSLRQCSETDYASNYCCNDILFPYPPAVFENCLSMMLAERYAEGHLDHRGLYFQPDGRVAALVLSFRTTYHYSFNYTRTSLSYREFTTWFKREISDAPVGLRNGWFISNLTLFDLQQSLSSEILLVAGFSVALTLALLLLTTWNIPLSIYGTVAVGGSVFVTVSLFVLLEWQLSGTEALFVSSAAGLSVDFIANYCVSYSMAPHSDKIGKVAHSTKRMGCPVAIVSGAFFSMGILMLPATALLFRKLGIFLFLVKCVACGFSTFFFQSLCCFCGPQTKCGKLSLPRCSDHPEATLASCSAAEGGSSPASTANGAYASSRTRRSYDKSAGGFLYPNHQLQRQKQTSLGGGGGRRPEQYELQPLAYRRSDSFENSTCTSKLSNRPSILSDEIVYCGKDAGRGSMNGDSEEMCGLEHNICQAPPALQTSSPYREKTAGLEQDDASNDKLLCKACRGQPSGVKHWSNTSFSSSSLEETIISQTMETTDQASLCKDEEITGEQPCANNQEISFQSQSSDGLEDSKETCLTDTEPGPSTMQQKDREEAHLKPGHLNGRREMLRLSLKETVYEMGGKGRPVQEVVILPNSKPDLPDVWIKRDGQQEDTC; encoded by the exons atggACGCCTGCACCGTGACAGCAGAGAGCACGGATGCGATAGTGATGGATGAATCTCCCACAGATGAACGGGACATCCGGGAGGGTTTTCAGAG TGACATCCCAGCAGTTTCTCTGTGCCCTCCTGACAGCGACTGTGCCGACGGGTTCCAGCTGACAGTCCTGGACTCTGAGGCGGAGCTGGGCGACAGTTGCAGCAGCCTCGGCAgaccctcttcctcctgccagCTTTATCAGCAA ATCTCTCAGGGTCCTCAAGTTGGTGCCTATGAGTCTCTACCGCCCCACAAATGCCACTGCTGCCACCATTACGTGCCAGCCAAACCAAAAGCCTGCCACAACCGTCACTCCAACGCAGGAGGTCCCAGTGGGGAGAGGGGCACCGTGGGACAGACCCTTGACCATTACGGCTCAGCTCATCAGCTGTCCTGCCATGAAGCGGTGCAGTGCCACTggctgcaggggtcaaaggACAGCGGGGCGCAGAACCCCGCACAGCGGCCTGGGGCGACAGTAAG GGACGGAGGCTTCTCCTGCGTACTGAGACT TTATTCCCGTGTGATAGTGAACTACCCAACGGTAGTGTTGCTGGGTTGTGTCATGCTGTTGCTGGGATTCTCACTGGCTGGAATCTTTCTTGGTCCATTACCTGATTTTTCTGACCCTCTGCTT GGCTTTGAGCCACGGGGAACGTACATCGGAGTTCGTCAGTCCAGATTATTCCTGCTCCAGGAGAACACAGGTCCTGGGAAACCACTCTCTCACTTACCACAGCAGCTCAATCAAAG CACTGGCGACGGCAGCAAAGGTCAGGATCTCTCCAGACTGCGGCTTAAGAGGATGCTCGCTACAGATTCGTCCCCAGATACCTTTCTCTGCAACTCGCCAG GAGAACATTTGGCCCAGTTGGTCTTTCGATCGGAGAACTCGGCCAGCCTTTGGAGTCTGAACGCCATCCACGCCATGTGTGCGATGGAGCAATCCAAG ATTCGCTCCCAGGCTCAGTTTCAGGACCTGTGCCAGCAGCACGTGAAGGTGGAGGCTGACGGAGCGGCCGGAACCGGCTGTTGCCCGAGTTGGTCTCTGGGGaattacttggctgtcctcactAATGCTTCCCGCTGCCTCAGTCTCACATCACAGCAG GTGTCCGAGTCTTTGAACATTCTCCGTAAATGTGCCCCATATTATCATGAAGGACATCTCGTAGAGGCGTGTGTTGACAGACCCAAACTGGGCGGCTGTTCCTCCGTCCCCTCCCACTGTAAACAGTCTCGTGTAGTGTTCCAGATCCTGCACTTCCTGGTGGATAAGGACTTCCTCAGCCCACAAACGGTCAGATACCAAATCCCTACCCTAAAGTACAGCCTTCTGTTCCTGCCCATCAGTAAAGGGGAACACATGATGAAGATGTACATGAACGGTCTTGAAAGCAAGGATCTGACGTACAACAGTACCACCATCACTGGGATAGACTTTGGAATCAAGCAGACGCTATTCAAGTATTACCTAGCTCGGGACTCGATCTACCCCATCCTGGCTGTGGTGGCTCTTCTCTTCACAATGGTTCTATACCTCCACTCTGCTTTCattgttgttttgtctgcagtggCGGTCGCAGGCTCCCTCCTCACCTCGTATTTTTTCTATAAAGTAGTGTTTCACCTCAATTTCTTTCCCTTGGTCAACCTCTTAGCAGCCGTGGTTCTCTTGGGAATCTGCTCCAATCAGGTTTTCATCTTCACCGACTTCTGGAATCAGCAGCTATCCCAGAATCCCCCAGCCTCCCTGGAGAAGAGGGTAAACAGGACCTTGCAGGAAGTGGGCTATTTGATTCTAGCGTCAGGGTTGACGTCCAGTGCAACATTTTTCTCTGGTTAtctcagcagcatcacagcaatCAGATGTTTCTCCATTTACCTCGGAACTGCCTCGATTATCAGCTCGATCTCGGCATTAGTGTGGCTGCCGTGTTCTTTTATAGCGCGAGAGCGTCACGCAGAGGCATCCTCTGCATCTGCCGCAGTGCAGGGGTGGAACCCATGCTGTTCCAAAACAACTGGTGGCTTCTGGGATACAAGTTCACGCAAAAAATGTCTCTTCGTTGTCCAGCAGAAGCTGAGAGAAATCAAAAGGGGTCTTGCCGACACGTCAAACTTGTTGTTCATGAAAATTCTGCCTTGCGGAGTGGTAAAATTTCGGTACATCTGGGTGTGCTGTTTTGCTGTGCTTGCTGCTGGCGGGACATACATGTCATGTGTTGATCCAGGCATGAAGCTGCCCACCTTGGATGGAAGGGCCCCTCAGCTTTTCCGCTCCAGTCACCCGTTCGAACGCTATGACGCAGAATATCGTCACATGTTTATGTTTGAGAGGCAGAGGAATGGAGAGGACAAACCTTTTACGTTAATGCTTGTTTGGGGTGTCCAGCCAATTGATAATGGAGACCAGTTTGACCCTAAAAGCAATGGGTCTTTGGTTTTTGATGCCGATTTTAGCATGAACCGACCAGAAGCGCAGGTTTGGCTAAAGGACTTATGTGGCCGGGTTCAGAACCTAAGCTTTTACGCCCCGCCATCACCGGAGGATAAAGACCTGACAGACAACATCTGTCTTGTTGAGCAGCTGATTAACTGGCTGTCTCTCAGACAGTGCTCGGAGACTGATTATGCCTCCAACTATTGCTGTAACGATATTCTGTTCCCCTACCCTCCCGCCGTGTTTGAGAACTGCCTCAGTATGATGCTGGCAGAGAGGTATGCCGAGGGCCATCTGGACCACAGAGGCCTGTACTTCCAACCAGATGGACGGGTAGCTGCCCTTGTGTTGTCATTCAGGACTACATACCACTACAGCTTCAACTACACCAGAACCAGCCTTTCTTACAGAGAATTTACCACATGGTTTAAGAGAGAAATATCAGATGCACCGGTGGGGCTGCGGAACGGCTGGTTCATTAGTAATCTGACACTATTTGATCTTCAGCAGTCTTTGAGCTCAGAAATTCTGCTGGTAGCCGGCTTCTCTGTAGCTCTGACATTAGCTTTGCTCCTCTTGACCACATGGAACATCCCACTGAGCATATACGGAACTGTAGCTGTAGGTGGCAGCGTTTTTGTCACCGTCAGCCTCTTCGTCCTCCTTGAATGGCAGCTGAGTGGCACAGAGGCCCTGTTTGTGTCATCGGCAGCAGGGCTGTCCGTCGACTTTATTGCCAACTACTGTGTATCCTACAGCATGGCTCCCCATTCAGACAAGATCGGAAAAGTAGCGCACTCCACTAAAAGGATGGGATGCCCTGTAGCAATAGTTTCTGGTGCATTTTTCTCCATGGGAATCCTCATGCTACCTGCCACAGCCTTACTGTTCAGAAAACTgggtattttcctctttttggtgAAGTGTGTAGCATGTGGCTTTTCTACTTTCTTTTTTCAgtctctctgctgcttttgtggACCTCAGACAAAGTGCGGGAAGCTCAGCCTGCCGCGTTGTTCCGATCACCCCGAAGCCACACTGGCTTCCTGCTCTGCGGCAGAGGGGGGTTCGTCACCAGCTTCGACCGCTAACGGGGCTTATGCCAGCTCCAGAACGAGGAGGAGTTATGACAAATCTGCAGGTGGCTTTCTGTACCCCAACCATCAGcttcagagacagaaacagacgAGTTTaggtgggggcgggggcagaAGGCCAGAGCAGTACGAGCTGCAGCCGCTGGCCTATCGACGGAGTGACAGCTTTGAAAacagcacctgcaccagtaAGCTGTCCAACAGACCCTCGATCCTCTCTGATGAGATCGTGTACTGTGGGAAAGACGCAGGCAGGGGCAGCATGAACGGGGACTCTGAGGAGATGTGTGGCTTGGAACATAATATCTGTCAGGCCCCTCCAGCTCTCCAGACTTCATCTCCGTACAGAGAAAAGACCGCTGGCCTGGAACAAGACGACGCATCTAATGACAAGCTACTGTGTAAAGCATGCAGGGGTCAACCTAGTGGGGTGAAGCACTGGAGCAAcacatccttctcttcttccagcTTAGAGGAGACCATCATTAGCCAGACAATGGAGACCACTGACCAAGCATCTCTGTGCAAAGATGAGGAAATCACAGGAGAGCAACCCTGCGCCAATAACCAGGAGATCTCTTTCCAGTCTCAGAGCTCTGATGGTCTGGAAGACTCAAAAGAAACATGCTTGACTGACACTGAACCAGGACCCTCAACCATGCAGcaaaaggacagagaggaggcgcATCTAAAACCAGGACACCTAAACGGGAGGAGAGAAATGCTACGCCTCTCTCTGAAAGAGACCGTTTATGAGATGGGCGGTAAAGGCCGCCCCGTTCAAGAAGTCGTCATCTTACCGAACAGTAAGCCGGACCTTCCAGATGTTTGGATAAAGAGAGACGGACAGCAGGAGGATACATGCTGA
- the disp2 gene encoding protein dispatched homolog 2 isoform X2 yields the protein MDACTVTAESTDAIVMDESPTDERDIREGFQSDIPAVSLCPPDSDCADGFQLTVLDSEAELGDSCSSLGRPSSSCQLYQQGPQVGAYESLPPHKCHCCHHYVPAKPKACHNRHSNAGGPSGERGTVGQTLDHYGSAHQLSCHEAVQCHWLQGSKDSGAQNPAQRPGATVRDGGFSCVLRLYSRVIVNYPTVVLLGCVMLLLGFSLAGIFLGPLPDFSDPLLGFEPRGTYIGVRQSRLFLLQENTGPGKPLSHLPQQLNQSTGDGSKGQDLSRLRLKRMLATDSSPDTFLCNSPGEHLAQLVFRSENSASLWSLNAIHAMCAMEQSKIRSQAQFQDLCQQHVKVEADGAAGTGCCPSWSLGNYLAVLTNASRCLSLTSQQVSESLNILRKCAPYYHEGHLVEACVDRPKLGGCSSVPSHCKQSRVVFQILHFLVDKDFLSPQTVRYQIPTLKYSLLFLPISKGEHMMKMYMNGLESKDLTYNSTTITGIDFGIKQTLFKYYLARDSIYPILAVVALLFTMVLYLHSAFIVVLSAVAVAGSLLTSYFFYKVVFHLNFFPLVNLLAAVVLLGICSNQVFIFTDFWNQQLSQNPPASLEKRVNRTLQEVGYLILASGLTSSATFFSGYLSSITAIRCFSIYLGTASIISSISALVWLPCSFIARERHAEASSASAAVQGWNPCCSKTTGGFWDTSSRKKCLFVVQQKLREIKRGLADTSNLLFMKILPCGVVKFRYIWVCCFAVLAAGGTYMSCVDPGMKLPTLDGRAPQLFRSSHPFERYDAEYRHMFMFERQRNGEDKPFTLMLVWGVQPIDNGDQFDPKSNGSLVFDADFSMNRPEAQVWLKDLCGRVQNLSFYAPPSPEDKDLTDNICLVEQLINWLSLRQCSETDYASNYCCNDILFPYPPAVFENCLSMMLAERYAEGHLDHRGLYFQPDGRVAALVLSFRTTYHYSFNYTRTSLSYREFTTWFKREISDAPVGLRNGWFISNLTLFDLQQSLSSEILLVAGFSVALTLALLLLTTWNIPLSIYGTVAVGGSVFVTVSLFVLLEWQLSGTEALFVSSAAGLSVDFIANYCVSYSMAPHSDKIGKVAHSTKRMGCPVAIVSGAFFSMGILMLPATALLFRKLGIFLFLVKCVACGFSTFFFQSLCCFCGPQTKCGKLSLPRCSDHPEATLASCSAAEGGSSPASTANGAYASSRTRRSYDKSAGGFLYPNHQLQRQKQTSLGGGGGRRPEQYELQPLAYRRSDSFENSTCTSKLSNRPSILSDEIVYCGKDAGRGSMNGDSEEMCGLEHNICQAPPALQTSSPYREKTAGLEQDDASNDKLLCKACRGQPSGVKHWSNTSFSSSSLEETIISQTMETTDQASLCKDEEITGEQPCANNQEISFQSQSSDGLEDSKETCLTDTEPGPSTMQQKDREEAHLKPGHLNGRREMLRLSLKETVYEMGGKGRPVQEVVILPNSKPDLPDVWIKRDGQQEDTC from the exons atggACGCCTGCACCGTGACAGCAGAGAGCACGGATGCGATAGTGATGGATGAATCTCCCACAGATGAACGGGACATCCGGGAGGGTTTTCAGAG TGACATCCCAGCAGTTTCTCTGTGCCCTCCTGACAGCGACTGTGCCGACGGGTTCCAGCTGACAGTCCTGGACTCTGAGGCGGAGCTGGGCGACAGTTGCAGCAGCCTCGGCAgaccctcttcctcctgccagCTTTATCAGCAA GGTCCTCAAGTTGGTGCCTATGAGTCTCTACCGCCCCACAAATGCCACTGCTGCCACCATTACGTGCCAGCCAAACCAAAAGCCTGCCACAACCGTCACTCCAACGCAGGAGGTCCCAGTGGGGAGAGGGGCACCGTGGGACAGACCCTTGACCATTACGGCTCAGCTCATCAGCTGTCCTGCCATGAAGCGGTGCAGTGCCACTggctgcaggggtcaaaggACAGCGGGGCGCAGAACCCCGCACAGCGGCCTGGGGCGACAGTAAG GGACGGAGGCTTCTCCTGCGTACTGAGACT TTATTCCCGTGTGATAGTGAACTACCCAACGGTAGTGTTGCTGGGTTGTGTCATGCTGTTGCTGGGATTCTCACTGGCTGGAATCTTTCTTGGTCCATTACCTGATTTTTCTGACCCTCTGCTT GGCTTTGAGCCACGGGGAACGTACATCGGAGTTCGTCAGTCCAGATTATTCCTGCTCCAGGAGAACACAGGTCCTGGGAAACCACTCTCTCACTTACCACAGCAGCTCAATCAAAG CACTGGCGACGGCAGCAAAGGTCAGGATCTCTCCAGACTGCGGCTTAAGAGGATGCTCGCTACAGATTCGTCCCCAGATACCTTTCTCTGCAACTCGCCAG GAGAACATTTGGCCCAGTTGGTCTTTCGATCGGAGAACTCGGCCAGCCTTTGGAGTCTGAACGCCATCCACGCCATGTGTGCGATGGAGCAATCCAAG ATTCGCTCCCAGGCTCAGTTTCAGGACCTGTGCCAGCAGCACGTGAAGGTGGAGGCTGACGGAGCGGCCGGAACCGGCTGTTGCCCGAGTTGGTCTCTGGGGaattacttggctgtcctcactAATGCTTCCCGCTGCCTCAGTCTCACATCACAGCAG GTGTCCGAGTCTTTGAACATTCTCCGTAAATGTGCCCCATATTATCATGAAGGACATCTCGTAGAGGCGTGTGTTGACAGACCCAAACTGGGCGGCTGTTCCTCCGTCCCCTCCCACTGTAAACAGTCTCGTGTAGTGTTCCAGATCCTGCACTTCCTGGTGGATAAGGACTTCCTCAGCCCACAAACGGTCAGATACCAAATCCCTACCCTAAAGTACAGCCTTCTGTTCCTGCCCATCAGTAAAGGGGAACACATGATGAAGATGTACATGAACGGTCTTGAAAGCAAGGATCTGACGTACAACAGTACCACCATCACTGGGATAGACTTTGGAATCAAGCAGACGCTATTCAAGTATTACCTAGCTCGGGACTCGATCTACCCCATCCTGGCTGTGGTGGCTCTTCTCTTCACAATGGTTCTATACCTCCACTCTGCTTTCattgttgttttgtctgcagtggCGGTCGCAGGCTCCCTCCTCACCTCGTATTTTTTCTATAAAGTAGTGTTTCACCTCAATTTCTTTCCCTTGGTCAACCTCTTAGCAGCCGTGGTTCTCTTGGGAATCTGCTCCAATCAGGTTTTCATCTTCACCGACTTCTGGAATCAGCAGCTATCCCAGAATCCCCCAGCCTCCCTGGAGAAGAGGGTAAACAGGACCTTGCAGGAAGTGGGCTATTTGATTCTAGCGTCAGGGTTGACGTCCAGTGCAACATTTTTCTCTGGTTAtctcagcagcatcacagcaatCAGATGTTTCTCCATTTACCTCGGAACTGCCTCGATTATCAGCTCGATCTCGGCATTAGTGTGGCTGCCGTGTTCTTTTATAGCGCGAGAGCGTCACGCAGAGGCATCCTCTGCATCTGCCGCAGTGCAGGGGTGGAACCCATGCTGTTCCAAAACAACTGGTGGCTTCTGGGATACAAGTTCACGCAAAAAATGTCTCTTCGTTGTCCAGCAGAAGCTGAGAGAAATCAAAAGGGGTCTTGCCGACACGTCAAACTTGTTGTTCATGAAAATTCTGCCTTGCGGAGTGGTAAAATTTCGGTACATCTGGGTGTGCTGTTTTGCTGTGCTTGCTGCTGGCGGGACATACATGTCATGTGTTGATCCAGGCATGAAGCTGCCCACCTTGGATGGAAGGGCCCCTCAGCTTTTCCGCTCCAGTCACCCGTTCGAACGCTATGACGCAGAATATCGTCACATGTTTATGTTTGAGAGGCAGAGGAATGGAGAGGACAAACCTTTTACGTTAATGCTTGTTTGGGGTGTCCAGCCAATTGATAATGGAGACCAGTTTGACCCTAAAAGCAATGGGTCTTTGGTTTTTGATGCCGATTTTAGCATGAACCGACCAGAAGCGCAGGTTTGGCTAAAGGACTTATGTGGCCGGGTTCAGAACCTAAGCTTTTACGCCCCGCCATCACCGGAGGATAAAGACCTGACAGACAACATCTGTCTTGTTGAGCAGCTGATTAACTGGCTGTCTCTCAGACAGTGCTCGGAGACTGATTATGCCTCCAACTATTGCTGTAACGATATTCTGTTCCCCTACCCTCCCGCCGTGTTTGAGAACTGCCTCAGTATGATGCTGGCAGAGAGGTATGCCGAGGGCCATCTGGACCACAGAGGCCTGTACTTCCAACCAGATGGACGGGTAGCTGCCCTTGTGTTGTCATTCAGGACTACATACCACTACAGCTTCAACTACACCAGAACCAGCCTTTCTTACAGAGAATTTACCACATGGTTTAAGAGAGAAATATCAGATGCACCGGTGGGGCTGCGGAACGGCTGGTTCATTAGTAATCTGACACTATTTGATCTTCAGCAGTCTTTGAGCTCAGAAATTCTGCTGGTAGCCGGCTTCTCTGTAGCTCTGACATTAGCTTTGCTCCTCTTGACCACATGGAACATCCCACTGAGCATATACGGAACTGTAGCTGTAGGTGGCAGCGTTTTTGTCACCGTCAGCCTCTTCGTCCTCCTTGAATGGCAGCTGAGTGGCACAGAGGCCCTGTTTGTGTCATCGGCAGCAGGGCTGTCCGTCGACTTTATTGCCAACTACTGTGTATCCTACAGCATGGCTCCCCATTCAGACAAGATCGGAAAAGTAGCGCACTCCACTAAAAGGATGGGATGCCCTGTAGCAATAGTTTCTGGTGCATTTTTCTCCATGGGAATCCTCATGCTACCTGCCACAGCCTTACTGTTCAGAAAACTgggtattttcctctttttggtgAAGTGTGTAGCATGTGGCTTTTCTACTTTCTTTTTTCAgtctctctgctgcttttgtggACCTCAGACAAAGTGCGGGAAGCTCAGCCTGCCGCGTTGTTCCGATCACCCCGAAGCCACACTGGCTTCCTGCTCTGCGGCAGAGGGGGGTTCGTCACCAGCTTCGACCGCTAACGGGGCTTATGCCAGCTCCAGAACGAGGAGGAGTTATGACAAATCTGCAGGTGGCTTTCTGTACCCCAACCATCAGcttcagagacagaaacagacgAGTTTaggtgggggcgggggcagaAGGCCAGAGCAGTACGAGCTGCAGCCGCTGGCCTATCGACGGAGTGACAGCTTTGAAAacagcacctgcaccagtaAGCTGTCCAACAGACCCTCGATCCTCTCTGATGAGATCGTGTACTGTGGGAAAGACGCAGGCAGGGGCAGCATGAACGGGGACTCTGAGGAGATGTGTGGCTTGGAACATAATATCTGTCAGGCCCCTCCAGCTCTCCAGACTTCATCTCCGTACAGAGAAAAGACCGCTGGCCTGGAACAAGACGACGCATCTAATGACAAGCTACTGTGTAAAGCATGCAGGGGTCAACCTAGTGGGGTGAAGCACTGGAGCAAcacatccttctcttcttccagcTTAGAGGAGACCATCATTAGCCAGACAATGGAGACCACTGACCAAGCATCTCTGTGCAAAGATGAGGAAATCACAGGAGAGCAACCCTGCGCCAATAACCAGGAGATCTCTTTCCAGTCTCAGAGCTCTGATGGTCTGGAAGACTCAAAAGAAACATGCTTGACTGACACTGAACCAGGACCCTCAACCATGCAGcaaaaggacagagaggaggcgcATCTAAAACCAGGACACCTAAACGGGAGGAGAGAAATGCTACGCCTCTCTCTGAAAGAGACCGTTTATGAGATGGGCGGTAAAGGCCGCCCCGTTCAAGAAGTCGTCATCTTACCGAACAGTAAGCCGGACCTTCCAGATGTTTGGATAAAGAGAGACGGACAGCAGGAGGATACATGCTGA